One part of the Bacteroidales bacterium genome encodes these proteins:
- a CDS encoding MotA/TolQ/ExbB proton channel family protein, producing the protein MKKLLSLFAITGVLFLSTTQFSFAQEAVADTNQTETVDSANAAATQIATEDSDVKVESKSFHQVLKEKFIEGGAGWMTPILLCLVFGLALVIERVIYLNMSRTNTEQLLGKIEKSLQANDIEGAKEVCRNTRGPVASIFYQGLDRFNDGIDYMEKSMVSYGGVQTARLETNLTWIGLFIALSTMLGFLGTVVGMVQAFDDIEAAGDISPTVVAGGMKVALITTVFGLIVAIILQILYSYLLSVIEKIVDQMENSSISFMDIVYRYKNTQKQ; encoded by the coding sequence CAGTAGCAGACACCAATCAAACAGAAACTGTTGACAGCGCAAATGCAGCTGCAACTCAAATTGCTACTGAAGACTCAGATGTTAAAGTAGAATCTAAATCTTTCCATCAAGTTCTAAAAGAAAAATTTATTGAAGGTGGTGCCGGCTGGATGACCCCTATTCTTTTATGCTTAGTATTTGGACTTGCTCTTGTAATTGAAAGAGTTATTTATTTAAACATGAGCCGTACAAATACAGAACAACTTTTAGGAAAAATTGAAAAATCACTTCAAGCTAATGATATTGAAGGTGCAAAAGAAGTTTGCCGCAATACTCGCGGACCAGTTGCTTCAATTTTCTACCAAGGATTAGACCGCTTTAATGACGGTATAGACTATATGGAAAAATCAATGGTTTCCTATGGTGGTGTACAAACAGCACGTTTAGAAACAAACCTAACATGGATTGGTCTTTTCATTGCTCTTTCAACGATGCTCGGGTTCCTCGGAACAGTTGTTGGTATGGTTCAAGCTTTTGACGATATCGAAGCTGCCGGAGATATTAGCCCAACCGTTGTGGCAGGAGGTATGAAAGTTGCTCTTATCACCACAGTATTTGGTCTTATCGTTGCTATTATATTACAAATATTATATAGTTATCTTTTATCTGTAATAGAAAAAATAGTTGACCAAATGGAAAACAGCTCTATATCTTTTATGGATATAGTTTATCGTTACAAAAACACTCAAAAACAATAA